From a single Sinorhizobium sp. RAC02 genomic region:
- a CDS encoding ABC transporter permease: protein MSIFAEKPLSYALKENARVISALVVRNAVTRFSKSRFGFIWILVEPAAYVGIFLAIHTFMKAHIPFGDNAALFILAGVFGFRMTRGISRKTERAIISNQPMLTYPLIRPLDTIVAAFLLEATIWIMICALFMGGLAYTMDRPIIVYPGDFMECLLAILFFAFSFATFNATVGGLIPRYDTFLNMINLPLMLLSGIFYMPTQLSPEVQSILWWNPFLHCVEWFRTSTYIDYTPLLDKGYLLGLATGLLAIGLTVERVFRPRIINA from the coding sequence ATGAGCATCTTCGCTGAAAAACCGCTGAGTTACGCGCTAAAGGAAAATGCCAGGGTAATTTCGGCGCTTGTGGTGAGAAACGCCGTTACCAGGTTCAGTAAGAGCCGTTTCGGCTTCATCTGGATCCTGGTGGAGCCGGCCGCCTATGTCGGGATCTTTTTAGCGATCCACACTTTCATGAAGGCGCACATCCCATTTGGCGACAATGCGGCACTGTTTATTCTGGCCGGCGTGTTTGGATTCCGAATGACACGCGGCATCTCCCGCAAAACAGAGCGCGCCATTATCAGCAACCAGCCGATGCTGACCTACCCTCTCATCCGGCCTCTCGATACGATCGTCGCAGCGTTTCTGCTCGAAGCGACAATCTGGATCATGATCTGCGCCCTGTTCATGGGCGGGCTCGCCTATACCATGGACCGACCGATCATCGTGTATCCCGGTGATTTCATGGAATGCCTGCTGGCCATTCTGTTCTTTGCGTTTTCCTTTGCAACGTTCAATGCCACGGTGGGAGGCCTGATCCCCCGCTATGACACGTTCCTGAACATGATAAACCTGCCGCTGATGCTACTTTCGGGCATCTTCTACATGCCGACGCAGCTTTCGCCGGAGGTTCAATCCATTTTGTGGTGGAACCCGTTCCTACATTGCGTGGAGTGGTTCCGCACCTCCACCTATATCGACTACACGCCGCTGCTCGACAAAGGGTACCTCCTCGGATTGGCGACCGGGCTGCTGGCAATTGGCCTTACGGTGGAACGCGTCTTCAGGCCGCGGATCATTAACGCATGA
- a CDS encoding capsular biosynthesis protein: MIEQHEKHLSADADVNASAKGPRLVNLALRRKLSKRFPSKSAPRVLLLQGPVGPFFRKVQALLNDSGFDAWRVSFNAGDRLFARGSNILHFSGTADAWRDWFTGIVTEHGFDYVILFGCERDVHKIAIEQCALNAIPVLSLEEGYIRPGFVTMELGGNNWLSPIAGLLPPEDEVKQRRERPKSTTYPSSFGAMATYAFTYFAVRGVFSTLSERKLFHKPKRSLVTEMFYWIKNYYLKFRNLGRNYRSMERLLEHHDKKYFLVPLQVHDDSQLAAAAGGWNNQKLILKAIVSFARNAPPTHQLVFKIHPMERGHSQDKQFIRQVGVLNNVADRVHILDNGSLGLLTRHSAGMVTINSTSGLSALVHGVPLAVLGKAFYRHPALAFCVAKGIDLDSFWSSGHVASAGLRRDYLNWVAEQCLESGDFYAYEGMEVATNSLLAKLRSMETVGRTAGVLLPLSDAIDPQVWGQRSGEASAG; encoded by the coding sequence ATGATCGAACAGCATGAAAAACATCTGAGCGCGGATGCCGATGTGAATGCCTCGGCAAAGGGCCCGCGACTCGTCAATCTGGCGTTGCGCCGCAAGCTCTCCAAGCGGTTTCCATCCAAGAGCGCGCCACGTGTGCTGTTGCTGCAGGGCCCGGTCGGTCCTTTTTTCCGCAAGGTGCAGGCTCTCCTCAACGACAGTGGTTTCGATGCCTGGCGTGTCAGCTTCAATGCGGGAGACCGGCTTTTTGCCCGCGGAAGCAACATTCTTCATTTTTCCGGAACGGCAGACGCGTGGCGTGACTGGTTCACCGGGATCGTAACGGAGCATGGTTTCGATTATGTCATCCTGTTCGGGTGCGAACGTGATGTGCACAAGATAGCCATTGAGCAATGCGCCTTGAATGCCATCCCCGTGCTGAGCCTCGAAGAAGGCTACATTCGTCCGGGGTTCGTGACGATGGAGCTTGGCGGCAACAATTGGCTTTCGCCGATTGCCGGGCTCTTGCCGCCGGAGGATGAGGTCAAGCAGCGGCGGGAACGCCCGAAAAGCACCACCTATCCGTCTTCTTTCGGCGCGATGGCGACCTATGCCTTCACCTACTTTGCCGTGCGCGGCGTCTTTTCGACCTTGAGCGAACGCAAGCTTTTCCATAAGCCAAAGCGGTCGCTCGTGACCGAGATGTTCTACTGGATCAAGAACTACTATCTGAAGTTCCGAAATCTCGGCCGCAACTACCGCAGCATGGAGCGACTGCTCGAGCATCACGACAAGAAATATTTTCTCGTTCCCCTGCAAGTGCACGATGATAGCCAACTGGCTGCTGCAGCCGGTGGCTGGAACAACCAGAAACTCATTCTGAAGGCGATCGTTTCCTTTGCGCGAAACGCACCGCCAACGCATCAGCTGGTTTTCAAGATTCACCCCATGGAACGTGGGCATAGCCAAGATAAGCAGTTCATCCGCCAGGTGGGCGTACTGAACAATGTGGCCGACCGTGTGCATATTCTCGACAATGGTTCACTTGGCCTTCTGACGCGGCATTCCGCAGGCATGGTGACGATCAATAGTACCTCCGGCCTGTCGGCGCTCGTGCATGGCGTTCCGCTTGCCGTTCTTGGAAAAGCATTCTATCGCCATCCTGCGCTCGCTTTCTGCGTCGCCAAGGGCATAGATCTGGACAGCTTCTGGTCGAGCGGCCATGTGGCCTCTGCGGGCCTGCGGCGGGACTATCTGAACTGGGTCGCTGAGCAATGTCTCGAGTCTGGTGACTTCTATGCCTATGAAGGGATGGAGGTTGCGACCAATTCGCTTCTCGCGAAGCTGCGCTCGATGGAGACGGTTGGCCGTACGGCCGGCGTTTTACTGCCTCTGTCCGATGCCATCGATCCGCAGGTCTGGGGGCAGCGTTCCGGCGAGGCATCTGCCGGCTGA
- a CDS encoding efflux RND transporter permease subunit, whose amino-acid sequence MKKFNLSDWALDHASLVWYFMIVFALLGFFTYQNLGREEDPSFTIKTMTISAAWPGASVEETTLQVTERIERKLEELESLDFTRSITTPGQTLIFVNLKPTTRARDVAPTWVTVRNMINDIRGDFPSGVVGPAFNDRFGDVFGNIYAFTADGLSPRQLRDYVEDARRRILTVPNIGKVDLVGAQDEVIYLEFSTRQLAALGISTQQVVSTLQAQNAVTPSGVVQAGGERVSVRVGGQFASEENLRDVNLRVNNRFFRLSDIATITRGYLDPPSALFRFNGEPAIGLAIGMKQGSNLLEFGAAVEKQIELLSHELPVGVDVHLVSDQPKVVEEAVSGFTRALFEAVIIVLAVSFVSLGVRAGLVVALSIPLTLAITFVFMYYDDISLQRISLGALIISLGLLVDDAMIAVEMMVARLEMGDSRRKAATYVYTSTAFPMLTGTLVTVAGFIPIGLNNSAAGEFTFSLFVVIAISLLVSWVVAVVFAPLLGVTILPKTMKKHHEQKGWFTRAFVRLLDTCMHWKWTTIIATVLVFCVSVFGMRYVQEQFFPSSDRPELIIDWSLPQNASIAETNAQIAKFEEEKLKGNPDVERWSSYVGEGAVRFLLSFDVQPPSPAFGQTVIVTKDLEARDRLRADLQAYLRETFVGTDALVKLLDIGPPVGRPIQYRVSGPDIEEVRKHALEFGELLGKNTLLGDIVYDWNEPARVVKVDVLQDKARQLGVTSQDIASALNGVVGGTTVTQIRDDVYLIDVIGRARASERESIETLRQLQLPTASGTSVPLAAVANFRYEMEQPVVWRRSREPTITVKASITGGVQPATIVSQVAKDVSAFQENLPSGYNVVVGGTVEESANSQAPIIAVVPLMLFAMATILMLQLQSFSRLFLVFAVAPLALIGVVIALLGSGAPLGFVAILGVLALIGILIRNSVILVVQIEDLRREGMHAWNAVREATEHRMRPIMLTAAAASLALIPISREVFWGPMAYAMMGGIIVGTVLTLLFLPALYIAWFRIKPEDKEEPSAPPAEPVKAA is encoded by the coding sequence CCGCGCGCGTGATGTCGCGCCGACCTGGGTGACCGTGCGCAATATGATCAACGACATCCGTGGCGATTTCCCGTCCGGCGTCGTCGGTCCTGCCTTCAACGATCGATTCGGCGACGTCTTCGGCAATATCTATGCCTTCACCGCGGACGGACTTTCGCCGCGCCAGTTGCGCGACTATGTGGAAGACGCCCGCCGGCGCATCCTCACGGTTCCCAATATCGGCAAGGTCGATCTCGTCGGCGCGCAGGACGAGGTGATCTATCTCGAATTCTCGACACGCCAACTCGCCGCGCTCGGCATTTCCACGCAGCAGGTCGTTTCGACCCTCCAGGCGCAGAACGCCGTCACGCCTTCCGGCGTCGTGCAGGCAGGCGGCGAGCGCGTCAGCGTGCGTGTCGGCGGGCAGTTCGCTTCGGAAGAGAACCTTCGCGACGTCAATCTCCGGGTTAACAATCGCTTCTTCCGCCTGAGCGACATTGCCACGATCACCCGCGGCTACCTCGATCCGCCATCGGCGCTCTTCCGCTTCAACGGCGAGCCGGCGATCGGTCTTGCGATCGGCATGAAGCAGGGTTCGAACCTGCTGGAGTTCGGCGCGGCCGTGGAGAAGCAGATCGAGCTTCTGTCGCATGAGCTGCCCGTCGGCGTCGACGTACATCTCGTGTCCGACCAGCCTAAGGTGGTCGAAGAGGCGGTTTCCGGCTTCACGCGGGCGCTGTTCGAGGCGGTCATCATCGTTCTCGCAGTCAGCTTCGTCAGCCTTGGCGTGCGTGCCGGGCTTGTCGTGGCGCTGTCGATCCCGCTGACGCTCGCGATCACCTTCGTCTTCATGTACTACGACGACATATCGCTGCAGCGTATTTCGCTGGGCGCACTCATCATCTCGCTCGGCCTGCTTGTCGACGATGCGATGATCGCGGTGGAAATGATGGTGGCGCGGCTGGAGATGGGCGATTCGCGGCGGAAAGCCGCGACCTATGTCTACACCTCCACCGCTTTCCCGATGCTTACCGGCACGCTGGTGACGGTGGCGGGCTTCATTCCAATCGGGCTCAACAACAGCGCGGCCGGCGAGTTCACCTTCAGCCTCTTCGTCGTCATTGCCATTTCGCTGCTCGTCTCCTGGGTCGTCGCGGTGGTCTTCGCGCCGCTGCTCGGCGTGACGATCCTGCCCAAGACGATGAAGAAACATCACGAGCAGAAGGGCTGGTTCACCCGCGCCTTCGTGCGCCTGCTCGATACCTGCATGCATTGGAAGTGGACGACCATCATCGCCACCGTGCTAGTGTTCTGCGTTTCCGTTTTCGGCATGCGGTACGTACAGGAGCAGTTCTTTCCGTCGTCCGACCGGCCGGAGCTCATCATCGACTGGTCGCTGCCGCAGAATGCCTCGATTGCCGAGACCAATGCGCAGATCGCCAAGTTCGAGGAGGAGAAGCTCAAGGGCAATCCGGATGTCGAGCGGTGGTCCTCCTATGTGGGCGAGGGCGCTGTGCGCTTCCTGCTGTCCTTCGACGTACAGCCGCCGTCGCCGGCCTTCGGCCAGACGGTCATCGTCACCAAGGATCTCGAAGCGCGTGATCGCCTGCGTGCCGATCTCCAGGCCTATCTGCGCGAAACCTTCGTCGGCACGGATGCGCTGGTGAAGTTGCTCGACATCGGCCCGCCGGTCGGCCGGCCGATCCAGTATCGTGTCAGCGGCCCGGATATCGAGGAAGTTCGCAAACACGCGCTCGAATTCGGCGAACTGCTCGGCAAGAACACGCTGCTGGGCGACATCGTCTATGACTGGAACGAGCCGGCACGCGTCGTGAAGGTCGATGTATTGCAGGACAAGGCCCGCCAGCTGGGCGTCACCTCGCAGGATATCGCCTCGGCTCTTAACGGTGTCGTCGGCGGCACGACTGTTACCCAGATCCGCGATGACGTTTATCTGATCGACGTCATAGGCCGGGCGCGGGCAAGCGAGCGCGAATCGATTGAGACGTTGCGCCAGCTCCAGCTGCCGACAGCCAGCGGCACCTCGGTGCCGCTCGCCGCGGTCGCCAATTTCCGCTACGAAATGGAGCAGCCGGTCGTCTGGCGCCGTTCGCGTGAACCCACAATCACCGTCAAGGCGAGCATTACCGGTGGCGTGCAGCCGGCAACGATCGTTTCGCAGGTCGCCAAGGACGTTTCGGCCTTCCAGGAAAACCTTCCCTCCGGCTACAATGTCGTGGTCGGCGGTACGGTGGAAGAAAGCGCCAACAGCCAGGCGCCGATCATTGCGGTCGTGCCGCTGATGCTGTTTGCCATGGCAACGATCCTGATGCTGCAGCTCCAGAGTTTCTCGCGGCTGTTCCTCGTGTTCGCGGTGGCGCCGCTGGCGCTGATCGGCGTCGTCATCGCGCTGCTCGGCAGTGGTGCGCCACTCGGTTTTGTCGCCATCCTCGGCGTGCTGGCGCTGATCGGCATCCTGATCCGCAATTCGGTGATTCTCGTCGTGCAGATCGAGGATCTGCGGCGAGAGGGCATGCATGCTTGGAACGCCGTGCGCGAGGCGACGGAACATCGTATGCGCCCCATCATGCTGACCGCGGCGGCGGCGAGCCTCGCGCTCATCCCCATATCGCGCGAAGTGTTCTGGGGGCCGATGGCCTATGCCATGATGGGCGGCATCATCGTCGGCACGGTGCTGACGCTGCTCTTCCTGCCAGCGCTTTACATCGCCTGGTTCCGGATCAAGCCCGAAGACAAGGAAGAGCCGTCGGCTCCACCGGCAGAGCCCGTCAAGGCGGCGTAG
- a CDS encoding polysaccharide biosynthesis/export family protein, which produces MRILAAGTLLALAGCIVPSDGPLTNQVISSGADGKAYEIPQTKLIFDVVTIDQRIANSVNASPRASFAKTFGIGGGGGTPVIGVGDRLEVTIFEAGPDGLFSTAERKSTSIPVIVQPDGHGQIPYVGSVRFAGMTIDSARSTIVDALKAKAVEPDVIVAMADNASRTVSVQGDVNKSSIVPLGLNGLHISEVLAMAGGASKPPYDTYVSLKRAGRTRSVLLQAIIDNPKDDIYVKPEDQIYVSYDPQTFSALGQTEKSGKVAFNAAKLSLVEAAALAGGGNTATADPKGYFVFRYEEENVYRSVVGDDRFRDLISRGMVPDTEGRYPIVYRLDLAETQSYIIAQNFPVRNKDVIYLARHVATDFAKFMSIVSSGSSAAYNIQRTGRAF; this is translated from the coding sequence GTGCGTATTCTCGCGGCAGGAACCCTGCTGGCTCTGGCCGGCTGTATCGTTCCGAGCGATGGCCCACTGACCAACCAGGTTATTTCGTCTGGTGCGGACGGCAAGGCCTACGAGATCCCGCAGACCAAGCTGATTTTTGATGTCGTGACGATCGACCAGCGCATCGCCAACAGCGTAAACGCCTCGCCACGCGCCAGCTTCGCCAAGACCTTCGGTATTGGCGGCGGCGGTGGCACGCCGGTTATCGGGGTCGGTGACCGCCTAGAGGTCACGATCTTCGAAGCAGGCCCGGACGGCCTGTTCTCCACCGCCGAGCGCAAATCGACGTCGATTCCCGTCATCGTGCAGCCGGACGGGCACGGCCAGATCCCCTACGTTGGCTCGGTACGTTTTGCCGGCATGACCATCGATTCGGCGCGTTCGACGATCGTCGATGCGCTGAAGGCAAAGGCTGTCGAGCCTGATGTCATCGTGGCGATGGCCGACAATGCCTCGCGGACGGTGTCCGTTCAGGGCGACGTGAACAAATCCTCCATCGTGCCCCTCGGGCTGAACGGCCTGCACATCAGCGAAGTTCTCGCGATGGCCGGCGGTGCCAGCAAGCCGCCCTATGACACCTATGTCAGCCTGAAGCGCGCAGGGCGCACGCGGTCCGTGCTGTTGCAGGCGATTATCGACAATCCGAAGGACGATATCTACGTCAAGCCGGAAGACCAGATCTACGTCAGCTACGATCCGCAGACCTTCTCGGCGCTCGGGCAGACGGAGAAGAGCGGCAAGGTTGCGTTCAACGCCGCCAAGCTCAGCCTCGTCGAGGCGGCGGCACTCGCTGGCGGCGGTAACACCGCCACGGCCGATCCGAAGGGCTATTTCGTCTTCCGTTACGAAGAGGAAAACGTCTATCGCAGCGTTGTGGGTGACGATCGCTTCCGCGATCTGATTTCGCGCGGCATGGTGCCGGATACCGAAGGTCGCTATCCGATCGTCTACCGCCTCGACCTGGCGGAGACGCAGAGCTATATCATCGCCCAGAACTTCCCTGTGCGGAACAAGGACGTCATCTATCTGGCACGCCATGTCGCAACGGATTTTGCGAAGTTCATGAGCATCGTTTCCAGTGGCTCAAGTGCGGCCTACAATATTCAGCGCACAGGACGGGCGTTCTAG
- the cysQ gene encoding 3'(2'),5'-bisphosphate nucleotidase CysQ, giving the protein MTQVMESAALAAGRAIMAIHSGGPAVQYKPDSSPVTEADEEAERLILSALKRHFPAIPIVAEEAVAAGDVPDISGGLFFLVDPLDGTKEFVAGRNEFTVNIALIRDGGPVAGVVLAPALSIGFLAAENQAERFSVTDGLMIGERKSIGCRGRGTPPTAVASRSHDTPETARFLEDHGIDACTAIGSSLKFCLVAEGLADVYPRFSRTMEWDTAAGDAVLRAAGGQTRTLDGKPLLYGKRNQAHDADFANPNFIAASQGWSATSEMITK; this is encoded by the coding sequence CTGACACAGGTGATGGAAAGCGCCGCGCTCGCCGCCGGCCGCGCCATCATGGCCATCCACAGCGGCGGCCCCGCCGTACAGTACAAGCCCGACAGTTCGCCGGTTACCGAAGCGGACGAAGAGGCCGAGCGGCTGATTCTCTCCGCCTTGAAGCGGCATTTCCCGGCGATACCGATCGTCGCGGAAGAAGCGGTCGCCGCGGGCGACGTTCCAGACATTTCCGGCGGACTGTTCTTCCTGGTCGATCCACTCGACGGAACGAAGGAGTTCGTCGCCGGCCGCAACGAATTCACCGTCAACATCGCCCTCATCCGTGACGGGGGGCCGGTGGCCGGCGTCGTTCTCGCCCCGGCCTTGTCTATCGGTTTCCTGGCCGCGGAAAACCAAGCCGAGCGTTTCTCGGTCACGGACGGCCTTATGATCGGGGAGCGCAAATCGATCGGCTGTCGTGGCAGGGGCACGCCGCCAACCGCCGTCGCCAGCCGTTCGCACGATACGCCGGAAACCGCTCGCTTCCTCGAAGACCACGGCATCGACGCCTGCACCGCCATCGGCTCCTCGTTGAAGTTCTGCCTCGTCGCCGAGGGCCTTGCTGATGTCTATCCCCGCTTCAGCCGCACGATGGAATGGGACACGGCGGCGGGCGATGCCGTGCTGCGCGCCGCAGGCGGGCAAACGCGCACACTGGATGGAAAACCTCTGCTCTATGGCAAGCGTAACCAGGCGCACGACGCGGATTTCGCCAATCCGAACTTCATCGCCGCAAGCCAGGGCTGGAGCGCGACTTCAGAAATGATCACAAAATAA
- a CDS encoding ABC transporter ATP-binding protein — protein sequence MIIFDNVSKAFPRPRGGKKIILDKFSAAFRPGINVGILGRNGAGKSTLMNLISGGDLPDSGRIIREGKISWPLGFNGGVHGKLTGAQNTRFIADIYGKSRHKVLDFVSEFSELGPYLDMPVRTYSAGMKARLAFGICMAIEFEYYLIDEVIAVGDSTFKKKCKEVFDQRRENATLLLVSHSAGLLRSFCDIGGVMNEGQLTFYNDIEEAIQVHEEILRTSRPASRQRRSA from the coding sequence ATGATAATATTCGACAATGTCAGCAAAGCCTTTCCACGCCCTCGCGGTGGAAAGAAAATCATTCTGGACAAGTTCAGCGCAGCGTTTCGACCGGGTATTAATGTGGGTATCCTCGGTCGGAACGGTGCTGGCAAATCCACGCTGATGAACCTCATATCCGGTGGCGACCTGCCGGATTCCGGCCGCATCATCCGTGAGGGCAAAATCTCCTGGCCGCTCGGCTTCAACGGTGGTGTGCACGGCAAATTGACGGGCGCCCAAAACACACGGTTCATCGCCGACATCTACGGCAAGAGCCGCCACAAGGTTCTCGACTTCGTCAGCGAATTCTCCGAACTCGGCCCTTATCTCGACATGCCCGTGCGGACCTATTCAGCCGGCATGAAAGCGCGCCTCGCGTTTGGTATCTGCATGGCAATCGAGTTCGAATACTATCTTATCGATGAAGTGATCGCCGTCGGCGATTCGACCTTTAAGAAAAAGTGCAAGGAAGTCTTCGACCAGCGCCGCGAAAATGCAACCCTTCTTCTCGTTTCGCACTCTGCCGGCTTGCTGCGCTCATTCTGCGATATCGGTGGCGTCATGAATGAAGGCCAACTGACGTTCTACAACGATATTGAGGAAGCAATTCAGGTTCACGAGGAAATCCTGCGAACCTCCCGGCCCGCGTCGAGGCAGCGGCGATCAGCCTGA
- a CDS encoding capsular polysaccharide biosynthesis protein, producing the protein MAGQARKTYALLSPGLWRLRVDIAGLLEADVVAWPFVFPSRLDGFVGWGRRPSGIRAMRLATRFGKEVITLEDGFLRGFAPGQGEPSHSYVIDRDGIYFDAQAANGLERLLSLPVTDAAALERARLLIARLRHERLSKYNNSPLLSPADAGVPSGRPFVLLVDQVAGDASIAGAGAGPESFRAMLERAIADNPGKTIVVRTHPAAGDRSLLRQAAATIGADIAVPGRMNPWPLLEAADSVYTVSSQLGFEALMAGGQVHCFGTTYYSGRGLTNDYSVQPANRSPASLEQVFHAAFLDYSHYLDLHSREACSLERAVDQAIAVRDQRMRVDRKVFTAGFSPWKRRAMTPFLKGVAGDPVHKRSLDAAVAAAQAEDGVVAIWGSDRTLPVGVPAIRLEDGFIRSRGLGVALTMPSSIAMDDEHVYYDSRGESRLEAILSGGTFDEPLRARARALVHLLVQRGVSKYNLGTEASLPAGTAGQLKILVPGQVEKDASIRYGSPAVRSNAALVAAVRALFPDAFIVYKAHPDVVSGVRDGGVVPIAADMIVKSGDILQWIGWADRIETMTSLAGFEALLRGKIVGVHGAPFYAGWGLTDDRLMIPRRTRRIDLDTLVAASLIFYPFYVHPLSGLPCRPEDLIEEISVGALKKSGLLQKVTLGAAQQINRVGVLLRDSRLR; encoded by the coding sequence ATGGCCGGACAGGCACGGAAAACCTACGCGCTTCTTTCTCCTGGTCTCTGGCGGCTGCGCGTCGACATTGCCGGGCTGCTCGAAGCCGATGTCGTGGCGTGGCCGTTTGTCTTTCCTAGCCGGCTCGATGGTTTTGTCGGTTGGGGTCGACGCCCGTCCGGCATCCGGGCGATGCGGCTTGCGACGCGCTTCGGTAAAGAGGTCATTACCCTGGAGGATGGCTTCCTGCGCGGCTTCGCGCCGGGGCAGGGGGAGCCCAGCCATTCCTATGTCATTGATCGGGACGGCATCTATTTCGATGCGCAGGCGGCGAATGGGCTGGAGCGACTGCTCTCGCTGCCTGTGACCGATGCCGCAGCGCTCGAGCGTGCGCGCCTGCTGATTGCTCGACTGCGCCATGAGCGCCTTTCCAAATACAACAATAGTCCGCTGCTTAGCCCCGCTGATGCCGGCGTGCCTTCCGGGCGTCCTTTTGTGCTGCTCGTCGATCAGGTTGCGGGCGATGCATCCATTGCCGGCGCGGGTGCGGGGCCGGAGAGCTTTCGGGCCATGCTGGAGCGAGCCATCGCGGACAATCCGGGCAAGACGATTGTCGTGCGCACGCACCCCGCAGCCGGCGACCGGAGCCTTCTACGACAGGCCGCAGCGACGATCGGTGCAGATATCGCGGTCCCCGGACGCATGAACCCCTGGCCGCTTCTGGAGGCGGCCGACAGCGTCTACACGGTCTCTAGCCAGCTCGGCTTCGAGGCGCTCATGGCGGGCGGACAGGTTCATTGCTTCGGAACGACCTATTATTCCGGGCGCGGACTGACCAATGACTATAGCGTCCAGCCTGCGAACCGGTCACCGGCATCGCTGGAGCAGGTTTTTCATGCCGCATTCCTCGACTATTCGCACTATCTGGATTTGCACAGCCGTGAGGCGTGCAGCCTCGAACGGGCGGTAGATCAGGCGATCGCCGTGCGGGATCAACGCATGCGCGTAGATCGGAAGGTGTTTACCGCCGGGTTCTCCCCGTGGAAGCGCAGAGCGATGACCCCCTTCCTCAAAGGGGTTGCCGGTGACCCGGTCCACAAGCGCTCGCTTGATGCGGCGGTTGCTGCCGCCCAGGCCGAGGACGGTGTCGTCGCCATCTGGGGTAGTGACCGGACGCTTCCCGTCGGCGTGCCGGCCATCAGGCTCGAAGACGGCTTCATCCGATCGCGCGGGCTGGGTGTCGCCCTGACCATGCCGTCCTCTATCGCCATGGATGACGAGCATGTCTATTACGATTCCCGGGGCGAAAGCCGGCTGGAGGCGATTCTTTCAGGCGGGACATTCGATGAACCGTTGCGTGCTCGCGCACGGGCACTCGTGCACCTGCTGGTTCAGCGCGGTGTTTCCAAATACAATCTGGGCACGGAAGCAAGCTTGCCGGCCGGGACAGCGGGACAGTTGAAAATCCTCGTGCCGGGGCAGGTCGAAAAGGATGCGTCGATCCGCTACGGCTCGCCGGCGGTGCGCTCGAACGCGGCGCTCGTTGCAGCGGTGCGGGCGCTCTTTCCAGATGCCTTCATCGTCTACAAGGCGCACCCCGATGTGGTTTCCGGCGTGCGAGATGGTGGTGTGGTGCCGATTGCGGCGGATATGATCGTCAAAAGCGGTGACATTCTGCAATGGATTGGGTGGGCCGACCGTATCGAGACGATGACCTCGCTTGCCGGTTTCGAGGCGCTTCTTAGAGGCAAGATTGTCGGCGTGCATGGCGCGCCCTTCTATGCGGGATGGGGTCTCACCGATGATCGTCTGATGATACCGCGCCGCACGCGCCGGATCGATCTGGACACGCTTGTTGCCGCAAGCCTCATTTTCTACCCATTCTATGTCCATCCTCTCAGCGGCCTGCCCTGCCGCCCGGAGGATCTCATCGAAGAGATTTCTGTCGGCGCCTTGAAAAAGTCTGGCCTGCTGCAAAAGGTGACTCTGGGTGCGGCGCAACAGATAAACCGGGTTGGTGTGTTGCTTCGCGACTCGCGGTTGCGGTAG